The Solea senegalensis isolate Sse05_10M linkage group LG11, IFAPA_SoseM_1, whole genome shotgun sequence genomic interval cacaaatatgtgtatgtgcagaCAAACCAACAGGCCTACAATATGCCGCTCCTTATAAAGAGACGATGTGTTCTGCGTGTCTCATTCCAATTATATGAATACAAACTTGGTGCTTGCAGGCAATAATTAACGTGATTTTGGCACAGCAGAGTTGCAAATGAACCAGCCGGATCCTCGTTTCTTCTCTGCTGAGACCAGCTCATCACAACCAAATATGCTACAAAACAGCAAAACCACTGTTTTAACATGCGGTTAATCGTGTCAATAAAGACATGCGCAAAGAAGTGAGATCACTACAGGTTATCTGAACAGAGCATTACCAGCCTCACTCACGCTGTGGGAGCAACACATTATAAACATCCTTTGTATATTGGGCAAAAGAACGAAGACCGATGGAGTACACGGgtgacaaaaatgtgctttatatttCCTTGCACCTGAAGGTGCACAAGCTGACCCCATATCTCAAACACAGCTGGCTCTAAAATGACAAGTGACAACTGTGCATACAATTCGACAATAAAGTGGCCTGAGACTTGTAGACCGCCACTATACACAACTGATAAACTGTTAAATACACTTGTTCAACTTCTCCGTATGGCAGGGTAGCATCTCAATGCATTGAGGAATGTAGATATGGTCAAGACAAGCTGTTAAAGTTCAAACTGGGCCTCAGAATGAGGAAGACGGGTGATATGAGAGACTTTGGACATGGCATATTGTTGGTCTGAGAACACACATTGTTCATAAACTGGgaatttcacacacaaccagCTCAAGGGTTTTCAGAGCATGAGTTCcatgtcaaaaagaaaatatccagcaAGCAGCAGTCTCTCTGGGCAACAAGCTACATGTTGATACCAACAGTCAGAGGAGAGTGGCCAGAAAAGCACAAGTTATTTACATCCAAGGTATGAAGAAGGCCATCTCTGAATGCCGTTGTCAAAGCAGATGgcctacagcagcagaagaccacacctgCCACTTTATATGTACACACAATAACAAGATTGACTGGTGGGTGTATGTATTCAGTGATGAGGCACAACAGTAAAGCCAGTACCTGGTTTTAAAGTTGTCGCTGACTGGTATACAATCTAACACAATGATGTTTCACAGCATCGGTGCATCTGGCTCTGCTTAGAACACTAAAAGATGCTCTGAGGAGTTCAGAGATGAGGTGCTTGACACTGTGCTGGGATAAGGTGTCTGCATCTTTACTCAATTTGAATTATTCCACTATGAAAACTTGGTTTTGAATATATGCAGTTGGTGTGGGTACATCCATGCCCTTCACTGAGGTCAATGACACCCACATGTTGTCAGGTGATGCCTGCAACCCACTCCAGTAGGTTCGTTCAACCTGCCTCTGGTCTTCAAGAAGAGGTGAAGAGACCCAACAATGTGGAGCTTCCAGCCGGGTAAGTGTAGCTCTCTTTCACAGTAgcgcagctgctgctgcccgcTGCTTCTCTGGTAACTCGGATACCTGAGCCCAGGGTCTGCTAAAACAACTCCCGCTACACCAACCGACACTATCCGTGGGGTTAAGCCGTGTGACGCTGACCCAATTCAAACCCACACTAACACCAGGGGACATTTTGTTTAAATCTATTAAACTAGCCAGAGCAGCCAGTTAGCAAGTATGCTAGCAacatgcagcagcaacagcaaaatTATCAAAGACAGTAAGGGCTCTGTTCAAAATAGCAGCGATATGGCACCACCTTTCCGTTCTCTCGTCTTCCTCGGGATTTGAAAATTTCTCCGTGGCAGCTCCTCGCTCGGTTTCTGGCCCGGTAAGGGAGAACTGCTGAAGCTCCGGGCGTCCGTCTGCGCGCTCCTTCGCCGCTCAGGGGCTTCATGTTCGGGCTTTACACCGTCTCCAAATCCAGCCTGATCGCCATTTTGGTTGGCTAGGGCCGAGGTGGCGGCTGAATTCTTCTGGGGCTCAACACCGCCGGGGTGGAGTTGGGCCGTCTCGGTACCCTTTGGATCCTTTCTCCCCGCCGCGCTGGGGTTCAGGGCCATTTTCGGGCACCTTGCACGTTTCACGGGCGATGTAGCACTAACGAACACAGTGCcgcttcacactcacacacacgcactctctcctcctcacccaGCCTCCGCCATTGTGAAAATGACGTACACGTTCTTCTCCACCACTGCAAAACGGTGCCGTCACTATGTTTACATTCGAGACAATCCGCGCCACCTAGTGGCACGGACCGGTAACTACAACAACTGACACACGTCGAGGGTAAAACATAAACGTtgtaaaatgtaattcaaaGGTCTAGTGTACAACATTTAGGAGACTTTTTTTTAGCAGACATTGAATATACCATCTGCTATgtttatgtggaaaaaaatgtgtttttcttcaccataaaataagccttttatataaACTTTAGCCTTATTTTATGGAGGTTatcaccatgtttctacagcatgTCTATCATGTTTTGAAGTTGGAGCTCCCTACGCAAAGTTCTGGAATGCCAAGGCGGGGGGAGCCCTCGATTTGCTGTACTctccagtctcaccattagaggacgctaaattttacacactggttcgtttatgtattattattttttaaaacacagagtTCACAATGTAGCTACACAATTAATAAATCAGACAACAAAACagttaacatatttaaaaagatataTTTATTATCACATAGAGAATTGGTGATGGGCCTTTATGATTTTAAATGCTTATTGAACTCtggttattgtgttgtcattgttttataggtcaatatgtgttttttatatatatatatcaccatTTATCACCTTTATCATgtaaaaacccaaaaaacttttAGCCCACACACTGAGATGGCACAAGCCTGGGAATTACCACAGTTGTAATATTTCATTCGACCACCAGGTGAAGACAACAAGGCATCCACTACCATTTTAGGACACCTGagaattaattattttttaattacactGTAACTGTCCGCTCTTTTCATGTAATCGTGTATAAATCAACAGTTTGACCATAAAGTAACagatttaattcattttgatgTATCACTGACTCTTATGATAGGGAGAAAAGAGTAGAAAAGGTCAGTGAAAAAAGAATTGTCTCCaagaataacaatgataatcataataGTGTTATAACACAGTAcgtgtttaaaggtccagtgtgtgggATTAAGGGGGATCATAAGTGggttttcattcattaataacTGTCACCTGAAATGAAGAACTCAAACACTGGATATAGTGAGGGCTTTTTGTATGAAGGTCACATTAAGGTATGAGGTAGTTGGTGTCAATATCCAActgccactaaatcctacacactggtcctttaaaatgtactgtagaGTTGCATGTAATGTTGCACAGGTGATATTGCACGCATAACGTACACAGATATGTACATTAACATGTAATCACAAGGCAAACAAGTGACTGTCTTTTAAACAAAGGTAATCATGCTGCCTCTGCTGTAAATATCAAACTCCTTGTAATGCAGGTAATCTTTCAGcctgggaggaagaggaaggaagtTGATGAAAGCTGGGGATCTCAGACGCATGCAACGGAGATGCTCCCTTATCCTCAAGCGACACAGGTGCTTCAGGCTCCGTGCATTTCCTGtgtataaattaaaataattataattttttttagaaGAAACGATTTTACACCTTTGTGTACAAGTGAAAAGTGACAGATCATGAGAGTTCTTACTCTGAAGGTGACAGATCTCTGACCACTGTTTCTGCTCCTCCAAGGCTTCCTTCAGTTTGGTACAGAAGGAAACTTGGTCAGTGTAGTCCAGCATGATGCGCACCACCTGAGCACATATGTGCTTAAGCCAGGACACGGTGATCACCTCACAGAACtacaagaaacaaagacaagCGTTACTTCACTGGTCCTCTTGGTTTTTAATCCTTTCTCGCAGTGATTTCGAAGTGTCAGTCATGGAGGTACTGCAGCAGCTGGATCATCAGAGGTCATCAAAGTAAAACTGAAAgattttgattttcacttcaCTAACTAAGTTCCAAATGACAGTAAAATGCAAATGTCCctaaaaaagtgtttctttcaTGTGAATTAATTACTATAGACAatttatggttaaggttatctTCTGcctgttttgaaataaataataacaaaataaataaataaacgaaaATACTTAACACAGCAATTTCTGTTCTCAAActatttatataatattgtgttgtatttatgtgGCTTTTTAACATAATCCTCTGTTgattccatgttttttttgtcaatattgaatttaatatcatatcataataTTTGAAAAATGCCTCAATGTCAGTTCTCATGTCTCGTGTCACGATATTACGGAagaggattacagccacatgtgaatacataataaataaaaaatatataaaagccCATTGCaaggaaaaaaatcagattgattaatgtcagaattcctACTTCTCAGAAtgttgactttaatctcagaattcttttattaggttttatttttgttttgtcacatgTGCCCTATCCtcttataaataatattgacATATCCTCCAGCCCTTTTTGATGCTGTAGTCATGTATGTTTATCAAAGTTGTGATTTAAGgttttgttatgttatgttattttttaacatatttcatAAATTGGTATGGAAAAAAAGTATTGCTCAGGCATTGATACTaatggctggggtcaatttagagtgtccaattaaaatGAGCAATGGAGATtggataccttgctcagggaTATCCCAGCAGGGATTTGAATAAGCCAAGTTCCCTTCCAGTTGGCCCTGGGCTGCCCCGTGCAGGTACAGCACTAGTATCAGAAACGTCTAACATTGTTTGGTGAATGGCTGATTTCATAGCATCATTGTCATAAGCTTTGTCTCACCACCATGTCTTTGATGACAGTGGTCATCCAGGGAGCATAATCATGGGAATTGTCACCGTACGGACAGTCGAAGCAGCGCTTCACATCATATCCATGGTTGAGAATCATCCTCAGCATGACCTCATCTTTCAAAGCGTACTGCAAGGCCGAGGGGAAGTGAGTGGTGTTGACGCGCGAGTAGTAATTCACATTTGCCCCGAACTTGAGCAGGGCGTTGATCAGCTCATAGTTGCCCTGTCTAAGAGCCACCTGCAGACAGCTGATCGGATCCTGGTTCACCATGGCACCACCTTCTAGCAGCAGGCGGGTGCACTGGAGGTCGTTGTTGGACACGGCAAAAAAGAGGGCAGACCTGCGGTCGTCGTCGTAGTTGCAGCGCACCCTTGAGTGCAGCATGAAGTTGGGGTCAAAACCAGCTTTGAGCAGTATCTGCACACATTGGGCATGTCCACCGGCGGCTGCAGAATGGAGAGGACTCATCCCACTCTCCTTTATAGCTTCTAGTTTAGTCACTGGGATGAGCTGCTCGAGGGCCCTGTCAGAGAGGAGTTAACATTAACTATAGCTGTAAACTGTTTGAGAATAAAGGTTGTAAGCAGGGATTGCAAGGGATTCCAATTTTTTCTTGTCCCATACCTATTTTTGCATGTGGTATTCGGTGTTCAtgctgcatattttattttatttttattctaatagTGCAAATCCTTTCAAATTGTTTGTGCATAGATGTGAAATAcatgtttatcatttattacCTTGACTGTCTTTGTtgctgtaacactgtaaatTTCCCCTAATCttatatatgttaaatattcattcatGCACAACGGCTACATTCAGCACTGTATCTCCATTTCTGCACGTATATAGGTCACCCTATGCACCTCCCTCTTCCTGAAATATGTATTTACCACAGTCATTTCCATCCTTCTCCTTAAACCCAACACCTCCTCACCTACAGTATGTTCCTTTCACCAACATGCCCACTGAAGTCTGCTTCAATCCCCACTCTCTCCTGGGATCAATCTCTACCACACTTCCCCCAACTTACTCCAGAACTCTCTACTAACTGACAATCAACTTATGGGGCACACACTACAACAGTCAACAATATTCAAACACCTCATCTCATTATTCAACATGACACCTTCAAATTTCTAGCTTCAAAACTCACAATTCTGTCTGACACGATCCCTACTCCATTTTGCATTTTATCTAGACCATGGTAGAATAGTTTGAATCCACCTCTGATGCTCCTGGCCTTGCTTTCCTTCCAGCTGGTCTCTTGCACACGCAATATATCTACATTCTGTCACACATGTAGTACATCGTGCCCATTCATACATTGCTATCACAGGgtattaagtgtcttgctcagggacacattggcatgcAGAGCCAGGATAACCCACTCTGAGTCATAGccacaaccttgagtatctacctATACTGATGTCAGCGAAATACATTCCTTTATGCATCTTTAAAATAACCAAGTTGTTGATGTCACTTCTGTGCtgagaaataaacataaaaaacattatgttcAACGAATGCTCTTCTCCAATAAAGAGGAAATAACACCAaagttttacagtctgtgcttatAAAGAAGCATTTATGTGAAGGTTTTGGATCTGGTCCATTTGTTTTAACTAGTATTGAGTTGACTCATCCCATCTCATGACACAGGTTCTATACTCACAGTCTGTGTCCATGATACGCCACACGGTGAATAGGCAGGTGCCCACTGTAGAGCGGTACATTGGGATCGGCTCCATGTTCCAGCAGTATGGAGATTATATCAGGGTTTCCTGATGCTGCCGCCTCAAATAAAATAGTGCCGGACTCTGATTCACACCTCACGTTGGCTCCTAGAAAGTGAATACAGAAAGTACTAGTTATCTTCAAGAACTTGAAAGAGAACCTTAATCAATTGCTGACACAGTTTCAATTCAGAAACTATGAATAAAGATACTTTTGAAACCCACAgtctttaaataacaaaaaaaaaaatggctcaGGCATTTTTGAACCAGGTAGCCCAACAAAATCAGTAGAACATCACCCAGGGATTAAAAGGGTTTTGTAAGGAGGAGCAACCATTGCTTAGGGAAGATAAAAATAGTCGTTATTAAGATTACGGGGCACTTACAGGGTTTTTTCCTGTGGGGGACATTCAGGCATTAAAGAAGtagtcaaaagaaaaaaaggtcattGACTGAATTAACTATTTGCAAAGCTGCTGAGAGCCATTGCTCCATTGATCCATTTCAAATGTATCATTAACATTTAATGGTTATTTAAATCCTAGTTAcaagactgaaaatgaaaatattttaattgttcatttataatccccccccaccccatgACCTGACAAGGGGTTGTGGCTCACACTTTGGAAATCACTGACCTATAGAGAAAACACTCTCTTCAAAATTCCAAGGCCGCTCTCAGTTTTCCACACTGTCAACACGCTCCCATATGTCACAAGGTCAAGGTTCACAACTGCTCTATAGCGATCCTCAATCTGCGTGTTTAAATCAACAAAGagatataatataacataatataatatacctTTCTGCACCAGCACCTCCACCACATTCAAATGTCCATTCTGTGCAGCCAGAGCCAGTGGAGTTTTCATCTTGATGTCACATGAGTTTGGTTTGGCTCCAGACTCCAGGAGCAGATAGACAAAGTTCTCCAAGCCTAAAAAGGCACTTTCATGTAGAGCTGTCCTGTTCAGTGGTCCTGTTTGGTCTACATTGGCTCTGTGGCGAAGCAGCAGTGTGGCCAGGTCATACTGGTCATTCAGAATAGCTGAGAAATacggaggacagagagaaaatggtTTATCGTGAGCAGATGTATTACCTTAATAATGACTGATTACAATTTGATCAGAGGAtttacacttcaaaaaaacctactactactactactactatacaTTTAATTTTGATGGGGTGAGGTGGTGATTGCTGTAGATCTCCTGAGGTCCTTTGAAATGCTTCTATAAATGTTTAAGATCTAATGTGAAACAAAGGGGATCTTGTACCTAATTTACTAATGTCACATACCGGCCACTAATGGAGAATCCTGCTCATCATTCTGGAGATCTGGGCTACTACCGTTCTGTAGTAGGAATGTAGCGTTCTCTCTGAGGCCATGGACGACAGCAAGAAACAGGGGCGTCTCACCTTTGAGAGTGCGACACTGGGCGGCACCTGGTGGTGACGCTggaacccaaaaaaaacaaacagctaatCAACATGGAGATTTGATGAACTAATGTTATGAACTccgagactgcagattgtaacaaaagGAGGACCTTGTTCCTCACTTGATCTTCACATAAAGGAAAGAATGTCATCCATATTTGTTTGTGGAGTAAACCTATGCTTAAGAGCATGTAACGCACACTCtggctaaccctaaccctggtTTGACCGTTTGGACTGCTGTAAAATCATACAAGATGGTGAACACTTcatctttgttacgtgcccaccagtgacacttggtcctgttagcataactgttagcaaataTGGAGGACACTGTTTATACTCTGTAAATGAGGTCCAAAAAGTGCCTAATTAGCATTGaagtttcaaggctcggaccaagtgtcactggcaagtaacaaagaaaagaatgaagatatttctcaactcaggggaaacagaGGTTGGGAAGCGCTATTTATGACCACCTAGTCACATCAGGACCATTCAAAATAGCTGaattcacatttcacacttgAAGCTAGCTTGTCGCTCGCCGGCTATCACAGGTTAAaagagcagtgtctgtcataGCTAACTACATATCAAGAGTTGCTAACGTTACTAAAGTGATACTGATGTAATGACCGCTTTCTCTACCATTATTGAGTGTacaagtgaaaacaacattGTCTGACAGCTCTGTTTTAGCCACGTGCTGTTTAAGCTAAATGTATGATTTCATTGGCTAGTGTCTGTGTTGGTGTATTTGCTTGAAAAGTTGAATATcttccaaattttgacaaacacaacagaggcaaagcaaagcaatggtcccacaatgcagttcagtGCCACTTGGAAGTTGGAACTGGGAGTGATGTTGTTGGGAGTTGACTGCATTCCACAGAAAAGTCAGGAAAAAACATGGACGCAATACCAGTTGATAACAATCAGCATATTTTTGCAAAACATTTTTGATGTATTGTataaagagctgaaacaattactcgattcatcgattattaattgattaataaattaatcatcaactcttttcacttttaaaacaagatttttgattgtttcagcttcttaaatgtggatattttctggtttctttgctccatttaacaatgaaatcattaaaaactgaatcattttgatttgtggacaaaacaagacatttgagatcaccatcatttccacgtttgacaaacactgatcaacgttcctcaacattttctgacattttatggcccaaacgatgactcgattaattgagaaaatgatgGACAAattaatcgattgtgaaaataatcgctGGTTGCAGTCTACCTGTGTATAAGACTGGCACAATAAGACAGAATCCGAGTTGGACATCTGAATTGAGGGGGGTTCAAATTCAAGAAATGCCCTCTCAGCATGGAAATTACAACTTCGTGGAACGCACCATGACACTGCTCCATTCAAAATGAATGAGAAGTGTTTCAGGTGACACCTCCACCGTGTACGTGTGAATCCAGCATTACAGTTATAGtttgttccatttgtagtcggaacatAGGATTCCAAGAAATCGCAGCATTACTACCTGAGAATATGATCTCAATTATCCTCTTGTTGTGCTGCACTGCAGCCTCATGCAGGGGGATCCAGCCTCGTTCATCGACCCTGGACAGAGACTCTGGCTGCTCTGCCAGTCTGTTCAGTGTGTCCTCATCACCTGAATAAggaaacatcacatcacaggaCAGCTCCCTGACAGACGAATGTTTCAGCTttgtcagattaaaaacaacatgcgTTTACCCTCTTTTATTGCTTTGAATATCTCATCAGGATCTTCACTGGGTTTCAGATCACTACCAGAAGACATTACACAGAGCCAACATTTAAAGGAACAACAGGTTCGGATTCAgtgaatacaaaaataaacttttattacAGGGCGGTTTTGAAGTTTACCTCGGATTCAGTCCTTTGAGTTTCCTGTACTGAATCAGACTTTGTTCGATCATATATTGCGTTGCCTCATCTTCATCCAAGTCGTCCTCTGATTGATAAAAGTCAtcttttgtctctgtggtcATCTGAAATGCACAAGGAGCTGCTCTGGAAAACATAGCCATAAATTAAAAAACGCTATAAAAAATAGGGGGGGGAAGTAAACTACAACTTTAGCTGggtttatatttttaatagaaattatttaaattaatattgaGCCATAAAAAAATCAGCGCTTTTGCAAATAaactttgagaaaaaaacaatgttttgtcACTAAGCAACATTTATCTAGTTTCAGAGAACATAAAATTGTATAATTGATTGATCAgttgaagaaataataatacaaaacagCTGAATATCAAAAGAGTCTCGACTACAAAAGCAAATACCATCAAACTCCACATAATCagtcttttctgtttctgtagAGCCATATACGAATAGTTATCAGATGGTTACCTTCAGTCAAATGGTGCTCCTGCAGTAGGTTCTACAACAGGCGTTATGAGTATCCACACACTCTGGGGCTATTTACATCTCGTCATCTATAAATATCTTCATCACGTGGCCAGCACATAACCCCGACCCACTGAACACAGAAACAACTGTCACCAATCAGCAGAACTGCATATTTCCTCACAACAGATTATTATGTACAAACTAAAACACCCAGTTTAGGTCAGCACATTATTTTATGCACATGGTCTACTTAGAATTCACAGTAATGACTGTCTTTTCAAAACAGTCTCTAACCTTCAAAAAGAGACACAGCAATTATACATAAAACCAgttaaagaggaaaacaaataacttaGGATtacttttcattaaaaaaacaaaacattaaatgaacTATTACCTTTATTACACAAGCTGTATCAAAAAGATGCTAAACTGAGGGAAAAACAGTATGACCCAAGAGGAACAGGCTCATTTAACAAGCAATTGGTGCAAATTAGGACCAAATATCACTGTATTACACTCACAGGACAACCTCCATAGTGATCTGAAATCATGTTCATTATTAAATGGGTTCAAAGGGATGTGCAAAATCAATAAACTGAATGGATATTTGATGGAACACCTTCTATCTTGGTTTGGAGTCTTCTCTGGCtaattatgttgttatgtttgtaTGAACAGTTTGATTGCCTGTCTTttgatataaatgatatatatatatatatatatatatatatatatatatatatatatatatatgtatgtatatgtatgtacacacacacacacacacacatataggtATACACAAATGATTGAAGGAACTGAATTCTGAGTGAAGAAAAAGCTTTTCTTGGCGTTGACCGCCAGGGGGCGCTGAGGGTTTGCTGAACGTGAAAACAGCACTTCCTCTGCAGTCGTTAGCTGTTGGCGTCAGGCTTGTTGTTAGGGAGGTTGTCAGGGGCAGCGCTCCATAGCCCAGCTAGCTAATAGGAGATTATGAGTCTCGGGCAACGATgttacatttattaatttatcgACTGGCGGCTTGCACCATTTTCCCGTTCATCGCTGCTTTACTTATTTGCCTAAAAACAGGAATGACAGCGACGGCGTTTTTCGAAAAGACCAGACTTTCGCAGGGATGTTTGTCCCTTGGCTAGCTTAATATTTGGCTAACGTAATCAGGCAGTCGTAAAGTGATAGACATTGACGTTACACAGTAATTGACAGGCGTTTCCAGGTTTACGCTGCGGTTTATTTACAGTTGTTTTAGTGAGATAAAATGGAAGACactgaagaaaatgtaatgGAGCAGGAAGAACCGCTCGTCAGCGGCAAGAAACCATCTTCCTCTCGTCGCTCCACTCGACTCAACATCCAGAGGAGTAGTGTCTGCTCTCGGGCTTATTTCGTCGTGGTCATGGTCTTCTTCCATGTGTATATCCTGAATGTCATCGCCCTGCTGCTCTACGTGCACTACAATAACGGTGCCGGGGATCTGGTGAGCGGAGACACGGCCTCGTCAGCAGCAGTGAGCCAGGGTGGCAGCTCTCTGCCCCGTCCCTCTGCTCCAGCTGCCAGGCAGCTACATGTGGAGGAGCACAGTCAAACTTTCAGTCTGTCTCGTATTGAGGGAATACGGGTAAGAAAATTGGCATCATTTCTTTTACAGGTTGGCCAATTAAATACGAGAA includes:
- the asb14b gene encoding dynein axonemal heavy chain 12, with product MTTETKDDFYQSEDDLDEDEATQYMIEQSLIQYRKLKGLNPSDLKPSEDPDEIFKAIKEGDEDTLNRLAEQPESLSRVDERGWIPLHEAAVQHNKRIIEIIFSASPPGAAQCRTLKGETPLFLAVVHGLRENATFLLQNGSSPDLQNDEQDSPLVAAILNDQYDLATLLLRHRANVDQTGPLNRTALHESAFLGLENFVYLLLESGAKPNSCDIKMKTPLALAAQNGHLNVVEVLVQKGANVRCESESGTILFEAAASGNPDIISILLEHGADPNVPLYSGHLPIHRVAYHGHRLALEQLIPVTKLEAIKESGMSPLHSAAAGGHAQCVQILLKAGFDPNFMLHSRVRCNYDDDRRSALFFAVSNNDLQCTRLLLEGGAMVNQDPISCLQVALRQGNYELINALLKFGANVNYYSRVNTTHFPSALQYALKDEVMLRMILNHGYDVKRCFDCPYGDNSHDYAPWMTTVIKDMVFCEVITVSWLKHICAQVVRIMLDYTDQVSFCTKLKEALEEQKQWSEICHLQRNARSLKHLCRLRIREHLRCMRLRSPAFINFLPLPPRLKDYLHYKEFDIYSRGSMITFV